The Struthio camelus isolate bStrCam1 chromosome 21, bStrCam1.hap1, whole genome shotgun sequence genome includes the window ATACCAGCCAGAGGAGAAGCACTTACACGTGGGAATTCAATGTGAGCAGGCtcaaggaggagggaaagactaaacttcaccacgcctcagccaagcagagatgctgggaaggaaaggctgcagggcctactgcttccacaggggtcagtcccgccctgcctcagagagatatagcgcagctgccactgccctcctgttcagcagagctaAGAGCACCTGCCAGCTCACGCAGGGCTCATGCCTTTGAAGCTCTCTGGGGCCTTTCCCCACATGTACCCACTGCAGTACGTCCCATCTGGCCCACCTTCTGCTACGGCATGCTGAACCTTGGCCCAGGAAGCAACTCCAAGGCACACACGACCCACTTTcactgctcatctccagccaagtcttctccaggaggttgccagagTCTTCACAGACTTGGAGGCCCTGCTTGAGGCACAGCAGGCTCTCCTCTTCATTACCCAGCGCTGGGAGAACGTAGGCTTTCAGGTGGTagactctggggtagaagacggggcttctaGAGCACCGAGAGAAAacttcttctgcaagctgccGAGAAAACAAGGGAGATGCGCGTCAGGAGAAGTCATGGAGCCTGGCGATGGCTTGGCCCTCAGAAGGGCAccaattccaccccccccccgccgccaagagaaaaaccagcca containing:
- the LOC138061845 gene encoding uncharacterized protein isoform X1; translated protein: MRKVPSKTEGMHSVCLCSCKAAVELVLVALAHHHLATGNDARAFSYLLERAAAYLHVSSKYLAFLNLNKAEVLRNSGAKKGNVLGYFEEATFLSLKGELAEEVFSRCSRSPVFYPRVYHLKAYVLPALGNEEESLLCLKQGLQVCEDSGNLLEKTWLEMSSESGSCVPWSCFLGQGSACRSRRWARWDVLQWVHVGKGPRELQRHEPCVSWQVLLALLNRRAVAAALYLSEAGRD